One region of Quercus lobata isolate SW786 chromosome 2, ValleyOak3.0 Primary Assembly, whole genome shotgun sequence genomic DNA includes:
- the LOC115974643 gene encoding probable serine/threonine-protein kinase PIX13 isoform X2, with product MGNCFGARVNNHGSPSITKHSSPETSSVTYSKPSLWSSKNSSSSNNATTQNSSAEINNINRVEEMPLPPPPLITGKVITPNLKMFTLAELKSATRNFRPDTVLGEGGFGRVFKGWIDETTYAPSKVGIGIAVAVKKSNPDSPQGLQEWQSEVKFLGKFSHPNLVRLLGYCWEDKEYLLVYEYMQKGSLENHLFRRGAEPLAWDVRLKIALGAARGLSFLHTSEKSVIYRDFKSSNILLDGNFNAKLSDFGLAKLGPVNGNSHVTTRVMGTYGYAAPEYVATGHLYVRSDVYGFGVVLLEMLTGIRALDPNRPSGEQNLVEWAKTSLSEKKKLKKIMDPRLSENYPIKGAFCAAQLIQKCLESDPKNRPSMNEVLEELEKINAIKEKVAEPKHNPKPNPKPNKRKEDRHQHHHNHHKSPIHQKHGVNRAGARA from the exons TATAGCAAACCAAGCTTGTGGTCTTCAAAaaacagcagcagcagcaataATGCAACCACCCAAAACAGCAGCGCCGAGATCAACAACATCAACAGGGTGGAGGAAAtgcctcttcctcctcctcctctgaTCACCGGCAAGGTCATAACACCGAACCTGAAAATGTTCACTTTGGCAGAGCTAAAGAGTGCCACAAGAAATTTCAGACCAGACACAGTGCTAGGTGAAGGTGGCTTTGGAAGAGTTTTCAAAGGCTGGATCGACGAGACCACCTATGCACCATCAAAAGTCGGTATCGGAATCGCTGTTGCAGTCAAGAAATCCAACCCTGATAGCCCTCAAGGTTTGCAAGAATGGCag TCGGAGGTAAAATTCTTGGGGAAATTCTCTCATCCCAACCTGGTTAGGCTCCTCGGCTATTGTTGGGAAGATAAAGAATACCTCCTTGTTTACGAATACATGCAAAAGGGAAGCCTGGAAAACCACCTCTTCAGAA GAGGTGCAGAACCACTTGCATGGGATGTGAGGCTCAAAATAGCATTAGGAGCAGCTCGAGGCCTTAGTTTTTTGCACACATCAGAAAAATCGGTGATCTACCGTGATTTTAAGTCATCCAACATATTGCTGGATGGG AATTTCAACGCAAAGCTGTCGGACTTTGGACTCGCAAAATTGGGCCCAGTAAACGGGAACTCGCATGTGACAACCCGGGTCATGGGTACTTATGGCTACGCCGCTCCTGAATATGTTGCAACTG GTCACTTGTACGTAAGAAGTGACGTCTACGGATTCGGCGTCGTTTTGCTCGAAATGCTAACGGGCATACGGGCCCTCGACCCCAACCGGCCCAGCGGTGAACAAAACTTGGTGGAATGGGCCAAAACATCCCTTTCTGAAAAAAAGAAACTGAAGAAAATAATGGACCCAAGGCTAAGTGAAAATTACCCAATCAAAGGTGCATTCTGTGCGGCCCAGCTAATACAGAAATGCCTAGAATCTGACCCAAAAAATCGTCCATCCATGAATGAAGTTTTGGAAGAATTGGAGAAGATCAATGCTATTAAGGAAAAAGTAGCTGAGCCGAAGCATAATCCTAAGCCCAATCCTAAGCCCAATAAACGCAAAGAAGATAGGCACCAACATCACCATAACCATCATAAGTCTCCAATTCACCAAAAGCATGGTGTTAATCGAGCTGGAGCTAGAGCTTAA
- the LOC115974643 gene encoding probable serine/threonine-protein kinase PIX13 isoform X1 produces MGNCFGARVNNHGSPSITKHSSPAETSSVTYSKPSLWSSKNSSSSNNATTQNSSAEINNINRVEEMPLPPPPLITGKVITPNLKMFTLAELKSATRNFRPDTVLGEGGFGRVFKGWIDETTYAPSKVGIGIAVAVKKSNPDSPQGLQEWQSEVKFLGKFSHPNLVRLLGYCWEDKEYLLVYEYMQKGSLENHLFRRGAEPLAWDVRLKIALGAARGLSFLHTSEKSVIYRDFKSSNILLDGNFNAKLSDFGLAKLGPVNGNSHVTTRVMGTYGYAAPEYVATGHLYVRSDVYGFGVVLLEMLTGIRALDPNRPSGEQNLVEWAKTSLSEKKKLKKIMDPRLSENYPIKGAFCAAQLIQKCLESDPKNRPSMNEVLEELEKINAIKEKVAEPKHNPKPNPKPNKRKEDRHQHHHNHHKSPIHQKHGVNRAGARA; encoded by the exons TATAGCAAACCAAGCTTGTGGTCTTCAAAaaacagcagcagcagcaataATGCAACCACCCAAAACAGCAGCGCCGAGATCAACAACATCAACAGGGTGGAGGAAAtgcctcttcctcctcctcctctgaTCACCGGCAAGGTCATAACACCGAACCTGAAAATGTTCACTTTGGCAGAGCTAAAGAGTGCCACAAGAAATTTCAGACCAGACACAGTGCTAGGTGAAGGTGGCTTTGGAAGAGTTTTCAAAGGCTGGATCGACGAGACCACCTATGCACCATCAAAAGTCGGTATCGGAATCGCTGTTGCAGTCAAGAAATCCAACCCTGATAGCCCTCAAGGTTTGCAAGAATGGCag TCGGAGGTAAAATTCTTGGGGAAATTCTCTCATCCCAACCTGGTTAGGCTCCTCGGCTATTGTTGGGAAGATAAAGAATACCTCCTTGTTTACGAATACATGCAAAAGGGAAGCCTGGAAAACCACCTCTTCAGAA GAGGTGCAGAACCACTTGCATGGGATGTGAGGCTCAAAATAGCATTAGGAGCAGCTCGAGGCCTTAGTTTTTTGCACACATCAGAAAAATCGGTGATCTACCGTGATTTTAAGTCATCCAACATATTGCTGGATGGG AATTTCAACGCAAAGCTGTCGGACTTTGGACTCGCAAAATTGGGCCCAGTAAACGGGAACTCGCATGTGACAACCCGGGTCATGGGTACTTATGGCTACGCCGCTCCTGAATATGTTGCAACTG GTCACTTGTACGTAAGAAGTGACGTCTACGGATTCGGCGTCGTTTTGCTCGAAATGCTAACGGGCATACGGGCCCTCGACCCCAACCGGCCCAGCGGTGAACAAAACTTGGTGGAATGGGCCAAAACATCCCTTTCTGAAAAAAAGAAACTGAAGAAAATAATGGACCCAAGGCTAAGTGAAAATTACCCAATCAAAGGTGCATTCTGTGCGGCCCAGCTAATACAGAAATGCCTAGAATCTGACCCAAAAAATCGTCCATCCATGAATGAAGTTTTGGAAGAATTGGAGAAGATCAATGCTATTAAGGAAAAAGTAGCTGAGCCGAAGCATAATCCTAAGCCCAATCCTAAGCCCAATAAACGCAAAGAAGATAGGCACCAACATCACCATAACCATCATAAGTCTCCAATTCACCAAAAGCATGGTGTTAATCGAGCTGGAGCTAGAGCTTAA
- the LOC115959851 gene encoding uncharacterized protein LOC115959851: MALADQEKTAFVTPTGNYRVMPFELKNVRSIYQRIMTRIFKPQLGKNIEVYIDDMVIKSKVEVEHLSDLESVFKVMRRHKLRLNASKCSFGVSSGKFLGYMVTHRGIEVNLDQIKAINDLQPPQNPKEQLKDYLSRPPILSRPKKEKALFTYIALASHAVSLVLVRVENGVQRPVYYVSKSLQEAEIRYLPLEKAILAIVHVTRKLPHYFQVHTVVVLTQLPLQSLIRNSDYTRRIAKWGTILGAFDVKYMPRTAVKEQVLANLVAEFTESPIKVEAEKHSKSKGIWGWNGDIVSNGITIEKSLRLGFSVTNNEAEYDTLLVGVTTIKKLGGKAVEAQRLQSRFEFFSIQQIPRSRNAHADSLATLATSSRQDLPQVILVEDLNRLAEEEMEKVQAVGNRRWLLVGTDYFAKWVEAKPLSNIRDINATKFVWKNIVTRFGIPHTLISDNGLQFDSKVFRRYRCELGIRNRYSTPTYLQGNGQAEAVNKVTVNGLKKRLDEANVRWVEKLPHVLWTYRTTPRRSTRETPFSMTYGSEAVIPLETGFLKLRTSLFTPDNNDQLLERILDLVDEQREATMVQLAHYQQKLK; the protein is encoded by the exons ATGGCTTTGGCCGACCAGGAGAAAACTGCTTTTGTGACTCCCACTGGGAATTACCGAGTAATGCCTTTTGAGTTGAAGAATGTTAGGTCTATCTATCAGCGGATAATGACTAGAATATTTAAACCCCAACTTGGCAAAAATATTGAAGtctatattgatgatatggtcATAAAGAGCAAGGTGGAGGTCGAGCATTTGAGTGACCTTGAAAGCGTATTTAAGGTGATGAGGAGGCATAAGTTACGTCTCAATGCTTCTAAGTGCTCTTTCGGTGTTAGCTCGGGCAAGTTTTTGGGCTACATGGTCACCCATCGTGGAATTGAAGTTAATCTTGATCAGATTAAAGCGATCAATGATTTACAACCTCCTCAAAATCCCAAGGAG CAATTGAAGGATTACCTTTCTCGACCACCCATCTTATCTAgacccaaaaaggaaaaagcccTTTTCACCTACATAGCCTTAGCCTCTCATGCAGTCAGTTTGGTTTTAGTGAGGGTAGAAAATGGGGTACAGAGGCCAGTctattatgtgagcaagtcactgCAAGAGGCTGAGATTCGTTACTTGCCCTTGGAGAAAGCTATTTTGGCCATAGTGCACGTTACACGGAAGCtcccccattatttccaagTACATACAGTTGTAGTTCTAACTCAACTCCCTTTGCAGTCGTTGATTCGAAACTCTGATTATACGAGaaggattgccaaatgggggacaATCTTAGGAGCATTTGATGTAAAGTATATGCCTCGTACCGCAGTTAAAGAGCAAGTTCTTGCAAATTTGGTGGCAGAATTTACTGAGTCTCCAATAAAGGTTGAGGCTGAGAAGCATAG CAAATCAAAAGGGATCTGGGGTTGGAATGGTGATATTGTCTCTAATGGAATCACCATTGAGAAATCCTTGAGGTTGGGTTTCTCAGTTACAAATAATGAGGCAGAGTATGACACTTTGTTGGTCGGGGTAACTACAATTAAGAAGTTAGGAGGAAAAGCTGTAGAG GCTCAGAGGTTACAATCacgttttgagtttttctcCATACAACAAATCCCGAGGAGTAGAAATGCACATGCTGATTCTTTGGCAACTTTGGCAACCTCTTCTAGACAAGATCTTCCTCAAGTTATTCTTGTTGAGGATTTAAATAGGCTTGCCGAGGAGGAGATGGAGAAAGTCCAG GCTGTGGGAAATCGAAGATGGCTTTTGGTTGGAACTGATTACTTCGCAAAGTGGGTCGAAGCTAAGCCATTGTCCAACATTAGAGATATTAATGCAACGAAGTTTGTTTGGAAGAATATTGTAACCCGATTTGGAATTCCTCATACCCTCATCTCGGATAACGGGcttcagtttgatagtaaaGTCTTCAGGCGATATCGTTGTGAATTGGGCATTAGGAACAGATATTCAACCCCGACCTATCTACAAGGGAATGGACAGGCTGAAGCAGTCAATAAGGTCACAGTTAATGGACTtaagaagaggttggatgaaGCAAATGTTAGATGGGTTGAAAAACTGCCACATGTTCTTTGGACATATCGAACAACTCCTCGTCGGTCAACTAGGGAAACACCCTTTTCAATGACATATGGGTCTGAGGCTGTGATCCCTCTAGAGACTGGGTTTCTGAAGCTAAGGACAAGCTTGTTCACCCCAGACAATAATGATCAATTACTAGAAAGGATTTTGGATTTGGTCGATGAACAAAGAGAAGCAACCATGGTACAACTGGCACATTATCAACAGAAACTTAAGTAG